The genomic interval GGGGTTTTCCGCTTCAGATCCATAACCGTCGTCACCCCGAGCATCCCCTCCCTCCGGCTCTCCAGCTTCTTCTCCCGCCCAAAACGCAGACGCGCGCGGCAGTGCTCCCACAGATGGAAGCAACGCGTTTTAAATCCGATGCGGCTCCAGACGGCCCCGGACAACATCCCTCTGTCGAGGTAGAGCGCGAGCACGCAATCACGGCCGAGCACCTCAGGCCAGTACGGGTTGTCCAGGCGTTCCCATACTTTCGTGAATCGTTCGTCCCCGGCACGGATTTCATCCATCGGGTAGATGCCGCCCTCGCGGACATTCTTCACGAACGACGATCCCTCGCACCCGCGCCACACGGATGCGAGGCCGCGGACGCGCACGCACGCGACCATCCGCTCCGCGGGGACCAGGTCGAACATGGAGGGGACCGCACGCCGTGGGAAGACATAGACGCCGGCTGCGATCACCGCGCACACCACCACCGCCAGCAGTGCGGCGAGAGTCCGTTTTGCGTTTGACTTCACCATGGGCACATGATACATTCTGATGAATATTTTTTCAATCCGGAATGCGTGAGCACCTCTGATCCATCGGCAGCAGAACAGATTATGTGATGTAAGGAGACCAGCCAGTGAAAAAAATAATCGCGTGCGTGCAGCTCTTCTTCTTTGTGTTCTTATTCGGCTGCGGGGGGATGATGACCCCCCCTCCGCCGTTGACCTTCAACCAGCCCCTCTCGAAGCCGTTCGGCCACGCCCTCGCCATCGGCAGGTTCACGGATAAGAGCTTCGCGCGATACTCGCTCTTCATCACGGGGAGCGACCTCCAGGATCTTTTCCAGTATGAGCTCGAGAAGAATCACGTTTTTATGAATGTCTTCAGCGTCTCCGTTGACAAGAAAGACGACCGGCGGGCTATTGAGAAAAAAGCGCTTGAGGGGAAGGCCAACCTTATCATGGAAGGCGAACTCAGCGAGTCGGTGTGCAAGTTCATGGGGAGCAGCGAGCTGGGCATTCCGATGTACCTCCTGATCGGGACAGTACTCGGATTCCCCTTGGGCTTCAACATCAAGGCGCAGACATGGCAGGGGGGGGCGGAGGTGATCTACCGCATCAGGGACATCAAGACGGAGAAGGTCCTTCTCGCCCGCAGGGTGCAGGCGGTGGCGTACAGGAATTTCAGTATATGGGAGGAACGCACTGAGCGGCAAACCAACAAAAACTTCGTCCGCCGCATGCTCACGCCGCTCGTCATGCAAAACCTCAAGACGGCGGTCGTCAAAGATGTCATTTCCAATTTCAAGGACTAGACTTTGGGTAGTTCGGATAGCTTATGCCTCTTCGCAGGTAAAAGAGGTTCAATAATGAGGAAGATTCATATTTCAGCTCTTGCGCTACTCACCTGCTTTTCTAGCAGCTTTGCGTACCAACTCACAAAAGACAGTGTAACGATTGACATGCGGCTCCCTCTGGGATTGGAAGGGCAAAAATACCTTTCTGCCGGAGACGGGGTCTCGGTAGGATTGACGTTGAAGGGTCAATCCACCAATCTGTATGATGGATATCTTGCAGTGGTAACCCCACCAGGGCGGATTTTCTACTATCCAAAATTTTCAACGGCTCCGGCCCCCTGCGCTACTTCTTTCCGGGTTAATGGAACAATAGAGCATACAGAAACTCTTCACCAGATCAACGGAGAAGAAGCGGAAGGCGAATATGCAATTTACTTTGCCATCGTGCCGGCCGGAACGCGGAGGAATCTTCAGAGCCTCATCAAGAGCACCGTGGCGTACGCAAAAAACACGATCTACGTAAATCCTACAGTAGAAGGAACAGTCGCGCTGAAATCAAGTAACGCATTTGTCAAAATCTACGATACCTATTGGGGTGGCCTACTCGGGTCAGGCCCTATAGATTATTCCGGCAATTTTAAAATCATCCTCTCCGGCAGATACAGCACACCTTCCTTTACCAGCACAGTGTGGATAAAAGTAGAGGCGAGTGGATTCTATACCATATTAAATGGTCACTATCCCTACACCCAGAAAGGTCTCTCTTTTTCTTTGGATCCACTTCCCGCTGATACAACATTGAGCGGGGTACTTTACTGCGACGCATGGATCATCGGCCCTTACTATGTTCAGGATGCCGTGTTGGAGCTCCTTTTACAGGACGTCGTCATCGCGAGCGCTCGCTCAACTTCCTCGGGACGATACGATTTTAAATCAGTTCCACCCAATAACTATCTTTTGAGAGTTACGTATCTAGACCATGTACCCGGGCTCCCCCCCACGTATCTGAAAAAAGAAGTACCGGTGACCGTCGGAGAGGGAGTGAACTACCTGGATGTTGACTGCCTGCCATCGGTGATTCCGATGAAGCCGAACATCTATCTTTATCCGATGGATACACAACTCGTACGGGTTTCATTGGAGTTTCCGATGGGAGGAGAGTTGATTCAATCGATACCACCGTATGGAAATGGTTGGGGGGTTGAAGTTACCCCCGATGGCAAAATAGGCGGCATTTATGATTACCTCTTTTACGAATCCCTGAATGCCGACACCTACCAATACGAGCATGGATGGTGCATTGCAGGGGATGATATGGAGGCCCAGTTGCGTGATAAACTCGGGCTGATGGGATTCAGGGGGAGAGAGATGGACGATTTTATCAGCTACTGGATTCCACGCCTTGTGGGAAGCGCATATTATCTGATCTATCCCCAGTTCTCTGAAGATATCGCGAAGTCAACGAAGCTCGTCATCGATCCCCCGCCTGACTCACTACTGAGGGTATTCCTTCGCATTATTCCTGCTCCGATCCAGATTGATATCGCACCACCACACCTGACGCCATTTACCAGAAGCGGATTCACTGTTGTCGAGTGGGGTGTGGTTTTATAGAACATCCAACAGGGCCGTAACTACTGGCCCTGAGGGACCGTCTTCATCTGCTGGGGAGCCTGGCTGCCCGCAGGTGGCTTTCCGCCCCCCTTGTAGGAATCGGCGAAGCTCTTGCCTACCCCTGACCAATCTTTGCTCGCCTGGCCGAGGTCCACATTCACGCAGCTCGTAACCGCCAGAACTGCAAGCGCCAGTACGACGAATAGAATGAATTTCATTCCTCACCTCCGTGATACTAATCCCACCTACAAGGTGGACATAATGTCCACCCCTGGAACACAACTGCTGCTCACACGCCCTTTCCCGCAGGCGATTTCTCTGCGCCTCCCCCATGCGCTTTTTCATCCTTCGCGTATGGACAGCCGCCGGGCGGTGGCCCCAGGGGCCGGGGGGGAGAGGGGACAAAATTCACAGGTCCCAGACGGCGCATTTCGCTCACCAGGTCGGCCATCGATTGCTTCTTTGCCGTGGAGAACCTTGAGTAGACTTTGCTCAGACGCCTGCTGCCGCAGGAAGCGCATCTCCTGCGCCAGAAATTCCACGCATCCGCCTTCTCCATCAGGGCGGTCACCTTCCCGCAGCGACTACACTGGTATTCGTATATAGGCATAGTCTGAAAATCCCAAATCCAAAATCCCAAATCCCAAAAAAATATTTCATGAATCCCTCTAAATACGAAATACTAAATATTAGATACGGTTTTAAAAGCAGCCGAGCTGGCACGATCGTATCTTTATCCCGAGCCTGCTGGCCACATCACCGAGCGAGCGCGGAGGGACCCCAAGTTCCTCAGCCAATCTCAGCGCAGCGGTGCAGGCGATGCCCCCCTCCTTGCTCTCCTCCATAAGTCTCAGCACCAGGAGATCCTCGTCCATCGCACGCTCTTCTCTTTTCACACGACTCACCACTGTGAAATCCCCGACCACATTATACTAGCTCAGGCCGCATTCCGCAATGTGCCGCAGGTGTCTCAGTCTGTGTTCTCCCCCTTCAACCTTACACCTTCGGCTGCAGCATGCTTCTCAATATCTCGAGATTCCTCCTGTCCTCCGCCATCCCCGTGCCCTTCGGCGTTTCGAGAACCATTGGCACTCCCGCGAAGCGCCGATCGCCGAGCAGAATTTCAAACGCCCGTACGCCCAGCGTCCCCTTCCCGATGTGCTCGTGCCGGTCGAGACGAGAACCGAGCGGTCCCTTGGAATCATTCAGGTGAAAGGCCATGATCCTTCCGAGGCCGATGACTCGGTCGAACGCTTTCATTGCCCGCCCGTACGCTTCCCCTGTTCGGATATCGTAACCGGCCGCGAAGACATGGCAGGTATCGAAACACACCCCCAGCATCCCCGGCCGCTCGACCGCCGCGATGATCTCCGCGAGCTGCTCGAAGCGCCATCCCATGCTGCTGCCCTGGCCCGCGGTCGTTTCGAGAAGGATCTTCGGTGTTCCCTCGGGGCATCCGGCGAGTGCCTCGTCGAGACTGCCGGCAATCTTTTTGATCCCCTCGCGCTCCCCCGCGCCGCCGTGAGCGCCTGGATGGAGCACGATGAACGGGAGGTCCAACTCAGCGGCGCGTCGCAGCTCTTCCTTGAGTGAAGAGACCGATCTCCACAATACTGTGCGATCGGCAGAGGCGCAATTGATGAGGTACGATGAGTGGGCGAATATGGGGCCGATGCCGCTCATTTCCCGAGCGGCCGCGAAGCGGCTGCGCTCCCCCGGGTTGAGCGAGCGCATCTTCCACTGGACATTACTCTTGATGAAGATCTGGATCGTGTCGCAGTGGAGGCGGTATCCGCGGAGGACAGCCTGATCGACTCCCCCCGCAATAGACATGTGGGCGCCAAGGAGCGGCGTCAGGGGTGAATGACCGGACGGCATGCGATTCTCCTCTGTAGTCCGGTTCCGTAAGGACACACTGCTCACTTCGGCAGGACGGTCGCACGCGGTTCCGAGAAGACGAATTCCCTGGTAAAATAGGGATCGTAGTTGCCCGGCAACGGGTAGAAAAAGAGGCCGGTTTCGAGGACCCCCCCGATGGTCCTGAGGATCGTCATGGCGGTACCCTTGAGCGGCCCCCAGGTAGCCCCCAGAAGATATCCCCTCTCTCTGGTAATCTCCATAGGGCAGTAAATCATTTCGCCCCAGCCCGTCGTGATATTGACGAGACCCCGTCCGAATTTGCCGCTCGCGCGCTTCGTCACGGTATCCGCGGTCTCAATATCCGCCCGCGCAGAGGTAATCGCAATGAATGCGCACAGAACCGTTGCCAGGCATATGCCGGTGAGCCACTTCTGCATTCTCATATCTGTGCTACCTCATGACAAAAAAATCGCCGCGGATCTTCCCCGACGGCTGAAATCATAACACACCCCTCTTTCGGAGGTCTAATCCTTATTTCGTCAATTTCCATCCCCGAATCTTGTCGAGATTTTCATAATCGGTCATGTCATAGTGAATCGGCGTCACCGATACCGCGCCATCTCTGAGCGCAGCGCTGTCGGTCCCTTCCTCCTCGTCGGTCTCCATCAGCTCCCCGCCGAGCCACCAGTAGGCGCGCCCCCTCGGGTCAACGCGCCTGTGGAATTCTTCAGTGAACCTGGCCATCCCCTGCCGCGTCACCCTTACGCCGCTTATCTTATCTTTTGAAACCACAGGCACATTGACATTGAGTAGTGTCCCCGGCGGCAAGCCCTTCCGGATGACAGACTGCGCCAGACGCCCCGCGAACTCGGCGGCATACCCGAACTCCCTCGATGTAAAGCTGTCCAGGGAAATGGCGAAGGCCGGAACCCCAAGCATGGTCGCCTCCGTGGCCGCAGAGACGGTGCCAGAGTAGATGACGTTCATCCCCGTGTTCGGCCCCTGATTGATGCCCGAGATCACGAGGTCTGGGCGGTGCGGCAGGAGAGAATTGATTGCGATCTTGACGCAGTCCGCGGGCGTCCCCGACACCGCCAGGCCATAGAGCTCCCCATCCTTCCGCACCTCGCTCACCCTCAGGGGGTCAACAGTCGTGATGGCGTGCCCCACCGCGCTCCGCTCGAATTCCGGCGCGATGATCGCCACCTCTCCGATCTTCTTTATCTCGAGGTAGAGCGCGTACAGGCCTGGGGCGTTGATTCCGTCGTCGTTCGTCAGGAG from Candidatus Auribacterota bacterium carries:
- a CDS encoding carboxypeptidase-like regulatory domain-containing protein, with amino-acid sequence MRKIHISALALLTCFSSSFAYQLTKDSVTIDMRLPLGLEGQKYLSAGDGVSVGLTLKGQSTNLYDGYLAVVTPPGRIFYYPKFSTAPAPCATSFRVNGTIEHTETLHQINGEEAEGEYAIYFAIVPAGTRRNLQSLIKSTVAYAKNTIYVNPTVEGTVALKSSNAFVKIYDTYWGGLLGSGPIDYSGNFKIILSGRYSTPSFTSTVWIKVEASGFYTILNGHYPYTQKGLSFSLDPLPADTTLSGVLYCDAWIIGPYYVQDAVLELLLQDVVIASARSTSSGRYDFKSVPPNNYLLRVTYLDHVPGLPPTYLKKEVPVTVGEGVNYLDVDCLPSVIPMKPNIYLYPMDTQLVRVSLEFPMGGELIQSIPPYGNGWGVEVTPDGKIGGIYDYLFYESLNADTYQYEHGWCIAGDDMEAQLRDKLGLMGFRGREMDDFISYWIPRLVGSAYYLIYPQFSEDIAKSTKLVIDPPPDSLLRVFLRIIPAPIQIDIAPPHLTPFTRSGFTVVEWGVVL
- a CDS encoding deoxyribonuclease IV; this translates as MPSGHSPLTPLLGAHMSIAGGVDQAVLRGYRLHCDTIQIFIKSNVQWKMRSLNPGERSRFAAAREMSGIGPIFAHSSYLINCASADRTVLWRSVSSLKEELRRAAELDLPFIVLHPGAHGGAGEREGIKKIAGSLDEALAGCPEGTPKILLETTAGQGSSMGWRFEQLAEIIAAVERPGMLGVCFDTCHVFAAGYDIRTGEAYGRAMKAFDRVIGLGRIMAFHLNDSKGPLGSRLDRHEHIGKGTLGVRAFEILLGDRRFAGVPMVLETPKGTGMAEDRRNLEILRSMLQPKV
- a CDS encoding exosortase system-associated protein, TIGR04073 family, which codes for MRMQKWLTGICLATVLCAFIAITSARADIETADTVTKRASGKFGRGLVNITTGWGEMIYCPMEITRERGYLLGATWGPLKGTAMTILRTIGGVLETGLFFYPLPGNYDPYFTREFVFSEPRATVLPK
- the surE gene encoding 5'/3'-nucleotidase SurE gives rise to the protein MNILLTNDDGINAPGLYALYLEIKKIGEVAIIAPEFERSAVGHAITTVDPLRVSEVRKDGELYGLAVSGTPADCVKIAINSLLPHRPDLVISGINQGPNTGMNVIYSGTVSAATEATMLGVPAFAISLDSFTSREFGYAAEFAGRLAQSVIRKGLPPGTLLNVNVPVVSKDKISGVRVTRQGMARFTEEFHRRVDPRGRAYWWLGGELMETDEEEGTDSAALRDGAVSVTPIHYDMTDYENLDKIRGWKLTK